One Hordeum vulgare subsp. vulgare chromosome 4H, MorexV3_pseudomolecules_assembly, whole genome shotgun sequence DNA window includes the following coding sequences:
- the LOC123450379 gene encoding calcium-transporting ATPase 1, endoplasmic reticulum-type-like, whose translation MAAAGPRLPCICMRRPGSGAAAPLARHGRLAAVREVDPASRPRGRRDPVVIGVLRRLLRWPVRAIWCLCPPPLFGVRGILVGPRFLGLPVLCRSCCWWWGSSSGEIPVPISSPPPPPPPRRHPSPDPHLLVGGHGPRAVLIGGGGAATRARPNELLNHQGPSMLQLVAQQFENTLVRILLAAGAISFVLALFSSAGALMILPFVEALVIFLILVANAAVGVWQETNAEKALEALRQIQSDHAAVLRDAEWEPAFPVRDLVPGDVVMVRVGDKVPADMRVLRLVSSTLRVEQGSLTGETNSVNKTAHAVPADDADIQAKDCMVFAGTTVVNGSAVCLVVHTGMATEIGKIHSQIHEALQEDDDTPLKKKLNEFGETLTNIIGLICILVWLIKVKYFLTFELDGWVPRNIHPSIYI comes from the exons atggcggcggcggggcctagGCTGCCCTGCATCTGCATGCGGAGAcccggatctggagcggcggctccATTGGCGAGGCACGGCAGGCTAGCAGCCGTGCGGGAGGTGGATCCGGCGTCTCGGCCGCGCGGGCGGCGAGATCCGGTGGTCATTGGCGTCCTGCGGCGGCTCTTGCGGTGGCCGGTGCGCGCGATCTGGTGCCTCTGCCCTCCTCCCCTGTTCGGCGTGCGGGGCATCCTGGTCGGGCCGCGCTTTCTTGGATTGCCGGTTTTGTGCAGGAGTTGCTGCTGGTGGTGGGGATCTAGTTCAGGCGAAATCCCTG tccccatctcctcgccgccgccgccacctcctccccgtcgcCACCCCTCTCCCGATCCCCACCTCCTCGTTGGAGGACATGGACCGCGGGCTGTCCTCatcggaggcggcggcgcggctacGCGCGCACGGCCCAACGAGCTGCTCAACCACCAGGGGCCCTCGATGCTGCAGCTCGTGGCACAGCAGTTCGAGAACACGCTGGTGCGCATCCTTCTCGCCGCCGGCGCCATCTCGTTCGTGCTCGCACTCTTCTCGTCGGCCGGCGCGCTCATGATCTTGCCCTTCGTCGAGGCGCTCGTCATCTTCCTCATCCTCGTCGCCAATGCCGCCGTCGGGGTCTGGCAGGAGACCAACGCCGAGAAGGCGCTCGAGGCGCTGCGCCAGATCCagtccgaccacgccgccgtgctccgCGACGCCGAGTGGGAGCCCGCCTTCCCCGTGCGCGACCTCGTCCCGGGGGATGTCGTCATGGTCCGCGTCGGGGACAAGGTCCCCGCCGACATGCGCGTCCTCAGGCTCGTCTCGTCGACCCTTCGGGTCGAGCAGGGGTCGCTTACCGGCGAGACCAACTCCGTCAACAAGACGGCCCACGCCGTGCCGGCCGACGACGCCGACATCCAGGCCAAGGACTGCATGGTGTTCGCGGGCACCACCGTCGTCAATGGCAGCGCCGTCTGCCTCGTCGTGCATACCGGGATGGCCACCGAGATCGGCAAGATCCACTCGCAGATCCACGAGGCCTTGCAGGAGGACGACGACACGCCGCTCAAAAAGAAGCTCAACGAGTTCGGCGAGACGCTCACCAACATCATCGGCCTCATATGCATCCTCGTGTGGCTCATCAAGGTCAAGTACTTCTTGACCTTCGAGCTCGATGGATGGGTGCCGAggaacatccatccatccatctacatcTAA